A window from Lactiplantibacillus pentosus encodes these proteins:
- a CDS encoding pyridoxal phosphate-dependent aminotransferase has protein sequence MTLFRDDLNETISQIQVSTIRQFDEEVSAIPDMVKLTLGEPDFNTPEHVKAAAKKAIDDNFSHYTGMAGLLELRQAAANFQATKYGVHYDAEDQVLVTVGATEAIATALTTICNPGDAIIVPSPIFPAYIPIIQEAHARPLFMDTGVNDFIITPKMVDDFIAAHPDEHFKGIILNYPNNPTGVTYVADEVKALAECFQRHNLWVVSDEIYSELTYGSDHVSIAKYIPDEVILINGLSKSHAMTGWRIGFLFASKEMTAQLKKVHQYYVTAATTIAQKAGVEALTNGIDDALPMRKEYQARRDFVYQTMSKLGFKIARPTGAFYIFAKIPAGFEQDSMAFCKDLARKNQLAIIPGTGFGAEGEGYVRLSYAASMEKLQLAMDRLTAYMQTPANRVD, from the coding sequence ATGACACTATTTAGAGACGATCTCAACGAGACGATCAGTCAGATTCAAGTTTCAACCATCCGCCAATTCGACGAAGAAGTGAGCGCGATTCCTGACATGGTCAAGTTGACCTTGGGCGAACCCGACTTCAACACACCAGAACACGTCAAAGCAGCCGCTAAGAAGGCAATCGACGACAACTTCTCTCACTACACTGGGATGGCCGGCCTACTCGAACTACGCCAGGCAGCCGCTAATTTTCAAGCAACCAAGTACGGCGTGCACTACGATGCTGAAGACCAAGTCTTAGTCACCGTGGGAGCCACTGAAGCGATTGCAACTGCGCTGACGACGATCTGCAATCCTGGGGACGCCATCATCGTGCCATCACCGATCTTCCCAGCCTACATTCCAATTATCCAGGAAGCCCACGCTCGGCCACTCTTCATGGACACCGGCGTTAATGACTTCATTATCACACCTAAGATGGTCGATGACTTCATTGCCGCCCATCCCGACGAACACTTCAAGGGCATTATTCTCAACTATCCAAACAACCCGACTGGTGTCACTTACGTCGCCGATGAAGTCAAGGCCTTAGCCGAATGCTTCCAACGTCATAATCTCTGGGTCGTTTCAGATGAAATCTATAGCGAACTCACATACGGAAGTGACCACGTCTCGATTGCCAAGTACATCCCCGATGAAGTCATTTTGATCAACGGCTTATCCAAATCGCACGCGATGACTGGCTGGCGGATCGGGTTCCTATTCGCTTCCAAAGAAATGACAGCTCAGTTAAAGAAAGTCCACCAATATTACGTGACTGCCGCCACCACAATTGCCCAAAAGGCCGGCGTCGAAGCCCTGACTAATGGAATCGATGACGCCTTACCAATGCGTAAGGAATACCAAGCACGGCGAGACTTTGTCTATCAAACGATGTCCAAGCTTGGTTTCAAGATTGCCCGGCCAACGGGTGCCTTCTACATCTTTGCTAAGATTCCAGCCGGCTTCGAACAAGATTCAATGGCCTTCTGCAAGGACCTGGCACGTAAGAATCAATTAGCGATTATCCCTGGGACTGGGTTTGGTGCTGAAGGCGAAGGCTATGTTCGCCTGAGCTACGCTGCCAGCATGGAAAAGCTACAACTCGCTATGGACCGGCTCACGGCCTACATGCAAACACCTGCTAATCGCGTAGACTAA
- a CDS encoding YkuJ family protein: MDKSELSAILKRLEAMRTTDATEVQSRRFEKEGVQRGQVAYDPATSTYTLQEFNPDQTFEFDNIDLVAIELYDLLTDN, encoded by the coding sequence ATGGATAAATCTGAACTATCAGCAATTCTCAAACGATTAGAAGCCATGCGGACGACTGATGCGACCGAAGTGCAGTCACGGCGGTTCGAAAAGGAAGGCGTTCAACGTGGACAGGTAGCGTACGATCCCGCAACCTCGACGTATACGTTACAAGAATTCAATCCGGACCAAACGTTTGAATTCGATAACATCGACCTAGTTGCCATCGAACTTTACGACTTGTTGACGGACAACTAG
- a CDS encoding LTA synthase family protein — protein MPKFIKNTVGKVNTTLGFYLLTVVLFWLKTYIAYKSEFTLGVKGPVQEFILFLNPFPTAIVLLGIALYFRGRLKYWIMMIIDAIQTTWLFANILYYREFSDFMSAGVIKSSGAASNNLGKSLGQIIHGTDFLVYADVVLLILLLAFKVIRIDPRPFKIRYAATLTMIGVALFAVDLGMSEHDRSDLLTRTFDNNYIVKYLGLNTYAGYSFYQTEKESATRAQASSSDMKSVLAYLKKNQAGENVKYFGKAKGKNVFVIHLESFQQFLIDYKVDGKEVTPNLNKFYHDKSTLSFDNFYHQVAQGKTSDAEMMMENSLFGLPTGSAMTQYGTSNTFQAAPAILAQKGYTTAAFHGDVASFWNRDNAYKSWGYDYFFYSSYYKEKADYNIGYGLKDKIFFKDSVKYLEQLPQPFYAKLITLTNHYPYELDKKNQSIDKTKTGDSTVDGYVQTAHYLDQAFAEFISYLKKAGLYKNSMIVLYGDHYGISNNHKAAIAQLLGKKSVTSFDLAQFQKVPFMIHSEGIKGGVNHTYGGEIDALPTIFDLLGIKNKGYIQFGTDLLSKQHNQTVAFRNGDFVSPTYTKISGTVYDSKTGKKLTNMTTKQKDTVKQMQNHVTTELSLSDRVIQGDLLRFYTPKGFKKVDKSKYSYKITKTLKSLKEIQAEKNTSLLSKRKGKSSESLYKTDAPELSSSSDSSSSSSSSSD, from the coding sequence ATGCCTAAATTTATAAAAAACACGGTTGGGAAAGTCAACACAACGTTGGGCTTTTACCTCCTGACCGTGGTCTTATTTTGGCTAAAGACATATATCGCTTATAAGAGTGAGTTTACTTTAGGGGTTAAGGGACCCGTTCAGGAATTTATCCTGTTTCTGAATCCATTTCCGACAGCCATCGTGTTGCTCGGTATTGCCTTGTATTTCCGGGGCCGTTTAAAATATTGGATCATGATGATCATCGACGCCATTCAGACGACGTGGTTATTTGCCAATATTTTATACTACCGGGAATTCTCTGATTTTATGTCGGCAGGGGTAATTAAGAGTTCTGGTGCTGCAAGTAATAACCTTGGGAAGAGTTTAGGGCAGATTATTCACGGCACCGACTTTTTGGTCTATGCGGATGTTGTGTTGTTGATCCTCCTATTGGCTTTCAAGGTGATTCGAATCGATCCGCGGCCATTTAAGATTCGATATGCGGCGACGTTGACGATGATTGGGGTCGCATTATTCGCAGTGGACCTCGGCATGTCCGAACACGACCGTTCAGATTTATTGACGCGGACGTTTGATAACAACTACATCGTGAAGTATCTCGGCCTGAACACATATGCGGGTTATAGTTTCTATCAGACTGAAAAGGAAAGTGCGACCCGTGCCCAGGCAAGTAGTAGTGATATGAAGAGTGTCTTGGCCTACCTGAAGAAGAATCAGGCCGGTGAGAACGTCAAGTACTTTGGTAAGGCCAAAGGAAAGAACGTCTTCGTGATTCACTTGGAAAGTTTCCAGCAATTTTTGATTGATTATAAGGTCGATGGCAAGGAAGTCACACCGAACCTGAACAAGTTCTATCACGATAAGAGCACACTGAGTTTTGATAACTTCTATCACCAAGTGGCACAGGGGAAGACTTCTGATGCAGAAATGATGATGGAAAACTCCCTGTTTGGGTTACCGACTGGTTCGGCAATGACCCAGTACGGGACTTCGAACACCTTCCAGGCAGCGCCAGCAATCTTAGCGCAAAAAGGGTACACAACTGCGGCCTTCCATGGTGACGTGGCTAGTTTCTGGAACCGGGATAACGCCTACAAGTCATGGGGCTATGATTATTTCTTCTATTCTTCCTACTATAAGGAGAAGGCAGATTATAACATCGGCTATGGCTTGAAGGATAAGATCTTCTTCAAGGACTCCGTGAAGTACCTCGAACAGTTACCACAACCGTTTTACGCTAAGCTGATTACGTTGACCAACCACTATCCATATGAATTGGATAAGAAGAACCAGTCGATCGACAAGACCAAGACGGGTGACTCGACCGTGGATGGCTATGTTCAAACGGCCCACTATTTGGATCAGGCCTTTGCTGAATTTATCAGTTACTTGAAGAAGGCGGGTCTCTATAAGAACAGTATGATCGTGCTCTATGGTGACCACTATGGGATCTCAAATAACCATAAGGCGGCGATTGCACAATTACTCGGCAAGAAGTCCGTCACGAGCTTCGACTTAGCACAGTTCCAGAAGGTCCCATTCATGATTCACTCAGAAGGAATCAAGGGTGGCGTCAACCACACGTATGGGGGCGAAATCGATGCCTTGCCAACGATTTTTGATTTGTTGGGTATCAAGAACAAGGGTTACATCCAGTTCGGAACTGACCTGTTGTCGAAGCAGCATAACCAGACGGTCGCGTTCCGTAATGGGGACTTTGTTTCACCAACGTACACCAAAATCAGTGGGACAGTCTATGATTCGAAGACGGGTAAGAAGTTAACGAATATGACGACCAAGCAGAAGGACACCGTCAAGCAGATGCAGAACCACGTGACGACGGAACTCTCCTTATCCGACCGTGTCATTCAAGGTGACTTGTTGCGCTTCTACACGCCGAAGGGCTTCAAGAAGGTCGATAAGTCCAAGTACAGCTACAAGATCACGAAGACCCTCAAATCGTTGAAAGAGATTCAGGCTGAGAAGAATACCAGTCTATTGTCCAAACGTAAGGGGAAGTCTTCTGAGAGCTTGTATAAGACGGATGCACCTGAATTATCCAGCTCAAGTGACAGTAGCAGTTCAAGCAGTAGTAGTTCAGATTAG
- a CDS encoding phosphoribosyltransferase family protein, which produces MQQYQLRLGPLTRNLPLIQIAPNTRIASFVLLGDAELTQYAAQQLAQRLTHTPFDYLVTMESKGIPLAQALSQLTHHPRFIVLRKSVKPYMTHPHTIAVTAITTHTPQQLVLDDADATLLRGKRVVIVDDVISTGGSLEAANRLLQQVGAQVVAQTAILAEGAAGTRTDIEFLAKLPLFDGNSSE; this is translated from the coding sequence GTGCAGCAATATCAATTACGCTTAGGCCCACTCACCCGCAATTTGCCATTAATTCAAATCGCACCAAACACGCGCATTGCCTCGTTCGTTTTGCTTGGTGATGCGGAACTAACTCAGTACGCCGCTCAACAATTGGCACAGCGACTGACACACACCCCATTTGATTATCTGGTCACGATGGAGAGCAAGGGCATTCCCTTGGCGCAGGCTTTGAGCCAATTGACCCACCATCCCCGCTTCATCGTGCTGCGCAAATCGGTCAAGCCGTACATGACGCACCCCCATACGATAGCGGTGACGGCCATCACAACCCACACGCCGCAGCAGCTCGTCTTAGATGACGCGGACGCCACCCTCCTTCGCGGCAAACGCGTCGTAATCGTTGATGACGTCATCAGCACGGGCGGCTCACTGGAAGCTGCCAATCGCTTGCTACAACAAGTCGGCGCACAAGTTGTGGCCCAGACGGCGATTCTGGCAGAAGGTGCAGCTGGCACTCGAACAGACATTGAATTTTTGGCAAAATTGCCACTGTTTGATGGAAATAGCTCAGAATAA
- a CDS encoding GNAT family N-acetyltransferase, giving the protein MYFKRATLDDLDQIIDILSDGRNQLAEAGVNQWQGDYPSRKQITADIMQGSAYLFNADDNATVGAVAVVPSPDETYDTANANWLNTTDPYVVIHRVAIHSSHAGHGYATQLFEKIIAHIAAEHPEIKSIRIDTHADNLAMQHLIAKMNFERVGDMVGVYHVDDVCYVYEKLL; this is encoded by the coding sequence ATGTATTTCAAACGAGCGACCCTTGATGATTTAGACCAAATCATCGACATTTTAAGTGACGGCCGGAACCAACTCGCCGAAGCTGGTGTGAACCAGTGGCAAGGTGACTACCCGTCGCGCAAACAGATTACAGCGGACATTATGCAAGGTTCAGCCTACTTATTTAACGCGGACGACAATGCCACGGTTGGCGCCGTCGCAGTTGTCCCCTCACCGGATGAAACTTACGATACGGCCAACGCCAACTGGCTAAACACGACGGATCCGTACGTTGTTATTCACCGCGTCGCCATTCACTCCAGTCATGCTGGTCATGGTTACGCCACTCAATTATTCGAAAAAATCATCGCCCACATTGCGGCGGAACATCCCGAAATCAAAAGTATTCGCATCGACACCCACGCGGACAATCTTGCCATGCAACATCTGATTGCCAAGATGAACTTCGAGCGCGTTGGTGACATGGTCGGCGTCTACCACGTTGATGATGTCTGCTACGTTTACGAAAAATTGCTTTAG
- a CDS encoding metallophosphoesterase family protein yields MVKIAVLSDVHGNATALEAVLADARAQQVDEYWTVGDMTVRGPESERVLSLLDTVAPTAYVLGNHEENYQKVLTANPNTFTKPKQVMATVLTAFDRRQLSPEHFERCLNLPMTVTKQVGPLTIRLQHVLPTVASGHALAPTASQANFDEATTGDVDIVIYAHTHTPIMRYGTGGKLILNAGTVGLPTALNPNLRQPRANYLVLTIDASGLQQIDYRSVDFDWKQAITIAHQAHLPYVEFYEQTLRTNAYQYAPSAVAAYNTQHDMAQEARKILLENRR; encoded by the coding sequence ATGGTAAAAATTGCAGTTCTATCCGACGTCCACGGGAACGCAACCGCGCTGGAGGCCGTCCTGGCAGATGCCCGCGCGCAACAAGTCGACGAATATTGGACGGTTGGCGACATGACCGTCAGAGGGCCGGAATCTGAGCGCGTTCTCAGCTTACTGGATACCGTCGCCCCCACCGCCTACGTCCTCGGCAATCACGAAGAAAACTACCAAAAAGTCCTGACGGCAAATCCAAATACCTTCACGAAACCCAAACAAGTCATGGCAACGGTGCTGACGGCATTTGATCGTCGCCAATTAAGTCCGGAACACTTTGAAAGGTGTCTTAACTTACCAATGACAGTTACTAAACAGGTCGGCCCCTTAACAATTCGGCTCCAACACGTGCTGCCAACTGTGGCGAGTGGCCACGCATTGGCACCAACTGCAAGTCAAGCCAATTTTGACGAAGCAACGACCGGTGATGTTGACATTGTGATCTATGCCCACACCCATACGCCCATCATGCGCTATGGCACCGGCGGCAAGTTGATTTTGAACGCGGGCACGGTTGGCTTACCAACTGCCCTTAATCCCAACTTACGACAGCCGCGAGCGAACTACTTAGTCTTGACCATCGATGCGAGTGGCTTGCAACAGATCGACTACCGCTCTGTTGATTTTGATTGGAAACAAGCCATCACCATCGCTCATCAGGCCCACCTGCCCTATGTAGAATTTTATGAACAAACCTTACGAACCAATGCTTATCAGTACGCCCCAAGTGCGGTCGCGGCCTACAATACTCAGCACGATATGGCTCAAGAAGCTCGCAAAATTCTGCTCGAAAACCGTCGCTGA
- a CDS encoding helix-turn-helix transcriptional regulator has product MNDLATSFQHEIVTRTQPLSAWIHYHDQHAPSEIAAHLHQGIELSYTISGHIDDFTINGQHFRTSAGQLLVVNSQLIHSIHTHNTPESRALSVIYPYDYVRRLYPKIETEIIAVNDPHQFTSAQQAMYLNLQGHFDQLYLALQRPSAVTNLRLEAETAQILSELLTYFTSAKASTGVMYGKDALAVERIQKISTYVAQHYTEPISLTDVAQQINVTKEYLTRFFKKQMAMTVGQYVNLVRAQHAYEDLLGERGNLTTIASMNGFASTRALNRAFQTVYHQSAAEIYKTKHTWD; this is encoded by the coding sequence GTGAATGATTTGGCAACTAGTTTTCAACATGAAATCGTTACGCGGACGCAACCCTTGTCAGCATGGATTCATTATCATGATCAGCATGCGCCCAGTGAGATTGCGGCGCATTTGCATCAAGGAATCGAGCTATCGTATACCATCAGCGGCCATATCGATGACTTTACGATCAACGGGCAACATTTTCGCACTTCTGCCGGCCAATTATTGGTCGTGAATTCGCAACTGATTCACAGCATCCACACGCATAATACGCCCGAAAGCCGGGCACTATCGGTCATTTATCCCTACGATTACGTGCGGCGGCTTTATCCTAAGATTGAGACCGAAATTATCGCAGTCAACGACCCACACCAGTTTACCAGTGCGCAACAAGCGATGTATCTGAACCTGCAAGGACATTTTGATCAGCTTTATTTGGCCTTGCAACGGCCGAGTGCGGTGACTAATTTACGACTGGAAGCTGAAACGGCGCAAATCTTATCAGAACTTTTAACTTATTTTACCAGCGCCAAAGCCAGCACTGGGGTGATGTACGGCAAGGATGCTCTGGCAGTCGAACGCATCCAGAAGATCAGTACCTACGTGGCCCAGCATTACACCGAGCCCATCAGCTTAACGGACGTGGCCCAACAAATCAACGTCACCAAGGAATATCTGACGCGATTTTTCAAAAAGCAGATGGCCATGACGGTCGGCCAATACGTCAACCTGGTCCGAGCGCAACATGCGTATGAAGACTTGCTTGGTGAGCGGGGCAACCTGACGACGATTGCCTCGATGAACGGCTTTGCCAGCACGCGGGCACTCAATCGCGCCTTCCAAACGGTGTATCATCAGTCCGCTGCCGAAATTTATAAAACGAAACATACTTGGGATTAG
- a CDS encoding alpha/beta hydrolase, which translates to MTEKDLKQAIIELRTAFKTNDDARDAGLPREVAGVERLDDLSYGPDPKWHLLDLYRPTDAPRPLPVIINIHGGGWCYGTKETYQFYGLNWAQRGFAFVNPNYRLAPDAVFPDELDDVDRYIHWVADHADEYGLDRNNVFLLGDSAGGQMAEQYAAILTNPDYRDLFGYQLTDLHFRAVVLNSAAAFPLDEGMVTGAVAAYFTPEAIQKQRNQIEAERYIQANYLPTFICTATEDFIRNNSAKLDGFLTAKGIEHVFKMYGDEKHPRGHVFLVSQKDDIAKQATDDEMAFLNAHLSK; encoded by the coding sequence ATGACTGAAAAAGACTTAAAGCAAGCAATTATTGAATTACGGACCGCGTTTAAAACCAATGATGATGCACGTGATGCCGGTTTGCCACGAGAAGTCGCCGGTGTTGAACGGTTAGACGACCTGAGTTACGGTCCCGACCCAAAGTGGCACTTACTCGACTTGTATCGCCCGACGGATGCACCGCGGCCCTTACCCGTGATTATTAATATTCACGGTGGCGGCTGGTGCTATGGGACGAAGGAAACCTATCAATTTTACGGGTTAAACTGGGCACAACGGGGCTTTGCATTCGTCAATCCCAATTATCGCTTAGCGCCGGATGCTGTTTTCCCTGACGAATTGGATGATGTCGATCGTTATATCCATTGGGTGGCCGACCATGCCGATGAATATGGATTGGACCGGAATAATGTCTTCCTATTGGGTGATAGTGCCGGTGGTCAGATGGCTGAACAGTATGCCGCCATTTTGACCAATCCGGACTATCGCGATTTATTTGGCTATCAGCTGACGGATTTGCATTTTCGGGCCGTCGTGTTGAACAGTGCCGCCGCCTTTCCACTCGATGAAGGAATGGTCACGGGTGCGGTAGCCGCTTACTTCACGCCGGAAGCGATTCAGAAACAACGCAATCAAATCGAAGCCGAGCGGTATATTCAAGCGAACTACTTGCCGACCTTCATTTGTACGGCGACGGAAGATTTTATTCGCAATAATTCGGCCAAACTCGACGGCTTTTTGACCGCGAAAGGGATCGAGCACGTCTTCAAAATGTATGGCGACGAAAAACATCCGCGCGGGCACGTCTTCTTAGTCAGTCAAAAGGATGACATTGCCAAGCAGGCGACGGATGATGAAATGGCCTTTTTGAACGCTCATCTGAGTAAATAG
- a CDS encoding ROK family protein has protein sequence MTNQYLCFDIGGTNLKAGLLDANGGQIQPATSIPMAQDLAAFWQQLFDIADQYVGQIAGIAVSVPGQVDPQTGIVYHGGALPFLDQCPLQQTLAMRYQLPVAAENDGKAAALAENWRGSLQGCQNGLVLVLGTGVGGGLIIHNQLYRGSHFQAGELSMMLAASTAAPIKITGQTGSAVGMISAIAHELQLPDEHDGRQVFAALAADDPKALEMFNAYGHQVAQIILNVQAVMDLNVVAIGGGISAQPSVVPMIQRQYAELLEQLPMIRDTLSQPQIVAAKFHNQANLIGALAALLGMATV, from the coding sequence GTGACTAATCAATACCTGTGTTTTGACATTGGCGGCACGAACTTGAAGGCCGGACTACTCGATGCAAATGGGGGTCAGATTCAGCCGGCCACCAGTATCCCGATGGCCCAGGACTTGGCCGCATTTTGGCAACAGCTGTTTGACATCGCTGACCAGTACGTCGGTCAGATTGCGGGCATTGCAGTTAGTGTTCCGGGCCAAGTCGATCCGCAGACTGGCATCGTTTATCATGGCGGGGCGTTGCCGTTTTTGGACCAATGCCCCTTACAACAAACTCTAGCGATGCGGTATCAGTTGCCAGTCGCCGCGGAAAATGACGGTAAGGCGGCGGCCCTCGCTGAAAATTGGCGTGGGAGTTTGCAGGGCTGCCAAAATGGCCTAGTCTTGGTGCTCGGTACCGGTGTGGGTGGTGGCTTGATCATTCATAACCAGCTGTATCGCGGTAGTCATTTTCAGGCTGGCGAATTAAGTATGATGTTAGCGGCCAGCACTGCTGCGCCCATTAAAATAACCGGGCAGACGGGTTCAGCAGTCGGGATGATCAGTGCGATTGCGCATGAATTGCAGCTGCCAGATGAACATGACGGTCGACAAGTGTTTGCGGCGTTGGCAGCTGATGACCCAAAGGCGCTGGAAATGTTCAATGCTTATGGTCACCAAGTGGCTCAGATTATTTTAAACGTTCAAGCCGTAATGGACCTGAACGTGGTGGCAATTGGCGGCGGCATCAGTGCCCAGCCGAGTGTCGTTCCCATGATTCAGCGGCAGTACGCCGAACTACTCGAGCAATTGCCCATGATTCGGGATACGTTATCACAACCCCAAATCGTGGCCGCTAAATTTCATAATCAGGCTAACCTGATTGGGGCGTTGGCGGCGCTGCTGGGGATGGCAACTGTTTAA
- a CDS encoding Nramp family divalent metal transporter has translation MQPRSHQSLEEINQSVAVPDVHQTAFWRKFLAYSGPGALVAVGYMDPGNWLTSLAGGGQYQYRLLTVLALAIIVAMFMQALAIKLGVVARQDLAQAIAAKLPRPIRYALWILNEVAMMATDMTGVIGTAIALKLLFGLPLLAGILLTIADVLVVLLFLRFGIRRVEFLVLAAIISVGIIFGLEVGRAHVQVGQVMLGLVPNSLIIKNHTALVLSLGILGATIMPHNLYLHSSLAQSRRYDYHDPLQVNEALRFANWDSTVHLIAAFLINALLLVLGGTLFFGHTTALASLQAVFNGLKNPAIVGALASPFMSWLFALALLITGLISSITSTLAGQIVMEGYLHIRLPLWQRRLLTRAVTLIPILIIGFMVGFSDAAFENLIIYAQVALSVALPFTLLPLVALTNNRQLMGSHVNRPAVTWLGYGLAGIITILNVYLVYSLF, from the coding sequence ATGCAACCACGTAGCCACCAGAGTTTGGAAGAAATCAATCAGAGTGTTGCCGTCCCCGACGTGCACCAGACCGCGTTTTGGCGTAAATTTCTCGCTTACAGCGGACCCGGCGCGCTGGTCGCAGTCGGCTACATGGACCCGGGCAACTGGCTGACTTCGCTGGCAGGTGGCGGTCAGTACCAGTATCGCCTACTGACGGTGCTGGCGCTGGCAATTATCGTCGCGATGTTCATGCAGGCGCTGGCCATCAAGTTAGGCGTCGTCGCTCGACAAGATTTAGCGCAGGCGATTGCGGCCAAGTTGCCGCGTCCCATCCGCTATGCGCTCTGGATATTAAATGAGGTCGCGATGATGGCGACTGATATGACCGGCGTCATCGGGACGGCGATCGCATTGAAACTATTATTTGGGTTGCCATTATTAGCCGGAATTTTACTGACGATTGCGGACGTGCTCGTGGTTTTGCTATTTTTACGCTTTGGGATTCGACGCGTCGAATTCTTAGTCTTAGCCGCAATCATCAGTGTCGGCATCATCTTCGGGCTGGAAGTAGGTCGCGCGCACGTCCAAGTCGGTCAAGTGATGCTCGGGCTTGTTCCAAATAGCTTGATTATTAAAAATCATACCGCTCTCGTGCTCAGCCTCGGTATTTTAGGCGCAACCATCATGCCGCATAACTTATACTTACACTCGTCGCTCGCACAGAGTCGCCGTTACGATTATCACGACCCGCTACAAGTCAACGAGGCCTTACGTTTCGCTAACTGGGACTCGACGGTTCATTTGATTGCCGCTTTTCTCATCAATGCGCTACTACTCGTGCTCGGTGGGACCTTATTTTTCGGCCACACCACTGCACTGGCAAGTCTGCAAGCGGTCTTCAATGGATTGAAAAATCCGGCCATCGTGGGTGCACTGGCGAGTCCGTTCATGAGCTGGCTCTTCGCACTCGCGCTACTCATCACCGGCCTGATTTCGTCGATCACCAGTACGCTCGCCGGCCAAATCGTCATGGAAGGTTACTTGCACATCCGCCTACCGCTCTGGCAACGGCGGCTATTGACCCGGGCGGTCACCTTGATTCCAATCTTGATCATTGGCTTTATGGTTGGCTTCAGTGATGCCGCGTTTGAAAACCTGATCATTTATGCGCAGGTTGCGCTCAGTGTCGCCCTGCCCTTCACCTTATTGCCGTTAGTCGCGTTAACGAATAATCGACAGCTGATGGGGTCGCACGTCAATCGCCCCGCTGTGACTTGGCTCGGCTATGGTTTGGCGGGAATTATTACGATTTTGAATGTTTATTTGGTTTATAGTTTGTTTTGA
- the hemH gene encoding ferrochelatase, producing MHPGLLLVNLGSPASPTTQDVKTYLQEFLSDPSVIEMPAALWQPLLRGIILPTRSWRSATFYQDSWLPAGSPLIVYSEKICEQVQADLPDWDVRLAMTYGQPDIGETLQAMVADGCEQPIVLPLFPQYTQSTHGGIHRQVEATGLPHTFIDHFYDNATYIQLLAAKVWESYQQHDFDAVIFSYHSIPTAMVRHGDPYQKECEATTAAVLAQLPELPADKVVTAYQSKFGPMPWLKPYLRNELMQLVELGKRNVLIATPSFVVDCLETLEEDYVQNYQTFKSSGGDRFELVPPMNTDPQFSQLLADLAVQKWEVRAHATT from the coding sequence ATGCATCCAGGATTATTACTCGTTAACTTAGGCTCCCCAGCATCCCCGACAACGCAGGATGTGAAAACGTACTTACAAGAATTCTTAAGTGACCCAAGCGTCATCGAAATGCCAGCTGCACTGTGGCAACCATTGCTTCGCGGCATCATCTTACCGACACGCTCATGGCGCTCCGCTACCTTTTATCAAGACAGTTGGCTGCCGGCAGGGTCACCGCTGATCGTTTATAGTGAAAAAATCTGTGAACAGGTCCAAGCTGACCTCCCTGATTGGGACGTGCGATTGGCGATGACGTATGGCCAACCAGACATTGGCGAGACGTTGCAGGCGATGGTGGCGGACGGCTGTGAACAACCAATCGTGCTGCCACTGTTTCCGCAATACACACAGAGTACCCATGGCGGCATTCACCGGCAAGTCGAAGCGACCGGTTTACCGCATACGTTCATCGACCACTTCTACGATAACGCCACGTATATTCAACTACTCGCTGCCAAGGTCTGGGAAAGCTATCAGCAGCACGATTTTGATGCCGTCATTTTCAGCTATCACAGCATTCCGACAGCGATGGTGCGGCATGGCGACCCCTATCAAAAGGAGTGTGAAGCGACAACCGCGGCCGTCTTGGCGCAGCTGCCCGAATTACCGGCGGACAAGGTCGTCACCGCCTATCAATCCAAGTTTGGCCCGATGCCATGGTTAAAACCCTACTTGCGCAATGAGCTGATGCAACTGGTCGAACTTGGCAAACGTAACGTACTGATTGCGACCCCGTCATTTGTCGTCGACTGTCTGGAAACTTTAGAAGAGGATTATGTTCAAAATTATCAGACCTTCAAGTCCAGCGGCGGTGACCGGTTCGAACTCGTGCCGCCAATGAATACGGACCCCCAATTCAGTCAGTTACTCGCTGATTTGGCGGTTCAAAAGTGGGAGGTGCGTGCCCATGCAACCACGTAG